Proteins encoded by one window of Ignavibacteriota bacterium:
- the upp gene encoding uracil phosphoribosyltransferase codes for MIEILNHPLVLKDLTILRDKNSGTEAFRNATYRIGLHLAIAATSNLALKSVQVDTPMETTAGAEIRGKVIIIPVLRAGLGLVSAFQEIFPDSVLGYIGLRRDETTFSAEEYYYSMPEILPEDKVIILEIMLATGGSTSSALSKLQLEGAENMTLVSIISAPEGLEKIRTEFPKVSIISAALDRELNDKKYILPGLGDAGDRYSGM; via the coding sequence ATGATAGAAATTTTGAATCATCCACTTGTGTTGAAAGATTTAACTATACTCAGAGATAAAAATTCCGGGACTGAAGCCTTTCGTAATGCGACGTATCGGATTGGTTTACACTTGGCTATTGCCGCTACATCAAATCTTGCTTTAAAGTCTGTTCAGGTTGATACCCCTATGGAAACTACTGCTGGCGCTGAAATTAGAGGAAAAGTTATAATAATACCCGTTCTTCGGGCTGGTTTAGGCTTGGTAAGTGCCTTTCAAGAGATTTTTCCTGACAGCGTTTTAGGGTACATTGGACTGAGAAGGGATGAGACTACATTCTCTGCAGAAGAATATTATTATTCTATGCCGGAAATACTACCTGAAGATAAGGTCATAATTCTTGAAATTATGCTCGCTACAGGTGGTTCAACCTCATCAGCACTCAGCAAACTTCAGCTTGAAGGGGCAGAAAATATGACGCTTGTCAGCATTATTTCAGCTCCCGAAGGACTTGAGAAAATCAGAACAGAATTTCCAAAAGTCAGCATTATTTCAGCTGCTCTGGACAGAGAATTAAATGATAAAAAATATATTCTGCCCGGACTTGGTGATGCCGGAGACCGCTATAGCGGAATGTGA
- the dnaX gene encoding DNA polymerase III subunit gamma/tau: MNEFVVTARKWRPLFFKDVVGQEHITQTLKNAVLKNRIHHAYLFSGPRGVGKTTTARILSRSINCLNPQDAEPCNDCDNCRAVMEGRSMDVIEIDGASNNSVDDIRKLRENSKYPPSNGRYKMYIIDEVHMLSNAAFNALLKTLEEPPPHLMFVFATTEVHKVLPTITSRCQRFDFRRMEIEDITGQLAYIAEKEGITIDEESLVTIAKKGDGSMRDSQSIFDQVISFCGKNIIYSELADALHLIDEEFFFSITNAVKTKDTAAIFELVGQVVRKGYDFQETLQGLLEHLRNLTAVKVTGDSSILETSSQMRAKYLTNSADFAKLDLIRMMNHIAQAEQSLKFTPQPRIRFELALLQLAHIDSTVDIAELISELKVVKKTGLKNTGTLNANVPTLSAGIIAAPKSTSKTTSVNEPNSVYKKIQKKLTPDQFFKVWDEFIASEEVTKSGFRLENCFVELDGRTIILTCNTDFEKSYLDSRSSRLQEIVEEMYDLFIKFEIKLKKTAPATNTGTPIINPKNNYVSIESSKEKRKINSLDPNLHPVEKMLIEDFGAELLMDNSSER; this comes from the coding sequence ATGAATGAATTTGTAGTTACAGCAAGGAAGTGGCGTCCCTTATTCTTTAAAGATGTAGTTGGACAGGAACATATAACCCAAACCCTTAAAAATGCGGTTCTCAAAAACCGTATTCATCATGCATATTTATTCAGTGGTCCTCGTGGTGTAGGCAAAACTACAACTGCAAGAATTTTATCCCGCTCAATTAACTGTCTTAATCCTCAAGATGCTGAGCCCTGCAATGACTGTGATAATTGCCGTGCAGTAATGGAAGGTCGCTCAATGGATGTAATTGAAATTGATGGTGCTTCAAATAATTCGGTTGATGATATTAGAAAATTAAGAGAAAATTCAAAGTACCCGCCTTCAAACGGCAGATATAAAATGTACATAATTGATGAAGTGCACATGCTTTCAAATGCGGCATTTAATGCACTTCTGAAAACTCTTGAAGAGCCACCTCCACATCTTATGTTTGTTTTTGCTACTACTGAGGTTCATAAAGTATTACCTACTATTACAAGCCGCTGCCAGAGATTTGATTTCAGAAGAATGGAAATCGAAGACATCACCGGTCAGCTTGCATATATTGCCGAAAAAGAAGGAATTACTATAGATGAGGAATCTCTGGTAACTATTGCCAAGAAAGGTGATGGCTCTATGCGTGATTCTCAAAGTATATTTGACCAGGTTATATCCTTCTGTGGTAAAAATATTATTTATTCAGAGCTTGCTGATGCCTTGCACCTTATTGATGAAGAGTTTTTCTTCAGCATAACTAATGCCGTTAAAACTAAAGATACTGCTGCTATTTTTGAATTAGTAGGTCAAGTTGTAAGAAAAGGGTATGATTTTCAGGAAACATTACAAGGGCTTTTGGAGCATTTAAGAAATCTGACTGCCGTGAAAGTAACCGGAGACTCGTCAATTCTTGAGACATCAAGTCAGATGCGTGCTAAGTACCTGACAAACTCAGCTGATTTTGCCAAACTTGATTTAATCAGAATGATGAATCACATTGCTCAGGCTGAGCAATCTCTCAAATTTACACCACAACCGAGAATAAGATTTGAGCTTGCACTTCTCCAACTTGCGCATATTGATTCGACTGTTGATATCGCTGAGCTTATTTCAGAATTGAAAGTAGTTAAAAAAACTGGTTTAAAAAATACCGGTACTTTAAATGCAAATGTGCCGACTTTGAGTGCAGGTATAATTGCAGCTCCAAAATCAACTTCTAAGACTACGTCTGTTAATGAACCAAATTCTGTTTATAAAAAAATTCAAAAGAAACTTACCCCTGACCAGTTTTTTAAGGTATGGGATGAATTTATCGCAAGTGAAGAGGTAACCAAATCAGGTTTCAGGCTTGAAAACTGCTTCGTTGAGTTAGATGGCAGAACTATCATTTTAACTTGTAATACAGATTTCGAAAAGTCATATCTTGACAGCAGGTCATCAAGGTTGCAGGAAATTGTAGAAGAAATGTATGATTTATTCATCAAGTTCGAAATCAAACTAAAAAAAACTGCTCCGGCAACAAATACCGGTACACCAATAATCAATCCAAAAAACAACTATGTTTCAATAGAATCGTCTAAAGAAAAACGAAAAATAAACAGCTTAGACCCCAATTTACACCCTGTAGAAAAAATGTTAATTGAGGATTTTGGAGCTGAATTGCTAATGGATAATAGTTCAGAGAGATAA
- the bcp gene encoding thioredoxin-dependent thiol peroxidase: MALEIGVIAPEFTAETDGGRKISLSDFKGKWVVLYFYPKDNTSGCTKQACSFRDNMERITSLDAVVLGVSPDKVKSHDNFKEKFNLNFVLIADPEKDICNSYDIMGEKSMYGKKYLGVVRSTYIISPEGIIAEVFSNVKVDGHVDAVIAKLQELKG; this comes from the coding sequence ATGGCACTTGAAATTGGAGTAATAGCACCGGAGTTTACTGCTGAAACAGATGGTGGTAGAAAAATTAGTTTATCTGACTTTAAAGGTAAATGGGTAGTTTTGTATTTCTATCCTAAAGATAATACGTCCGGCTGCACTAAACAAGCATGTTCTTTCAGAGATAATATGGAAAGAATAACGTCACTGGATGCTGTGGTATTAGGTGTCAGTCCTGATAAAGTGAAATCTCATGACAATTTCAAAGAAAAATTCAATTTAAATTTTGTGTTAATTGCTGACCCGGAAAAAGATATTTGTAACAGCTATGATATTATGGGCGAAAAATCAATGTACGGAAAAAAATATTTAGGCGTTGTTCGCTCTACTTATATCATTTCGCCTGAAGGAATTATCGCAGAAGTTTTCTCTAATGTCAAAGTAGATGGTCATGTAGATGCTGTGATAGCAAAATTACAGGAATTAAAAGGCTAA
- a CDS encoding glycosyltransferase family 2 protein, which yields MLKNKTIAVVIPCYNEEKQIGMVIETMPDFVDRIIIVNDKSKDDTAKVVESYIEKYKFSGTVLRKSKSKLKKTRFNRAEFVLEEQSKTEISFFTDFEVISEEEAADTCRIVLINHLQNGGVGAAIATGYKWAKDNDIDCTAVMAGDGQMDPDELESICMPVIDEGVDYVKGNRLIHRSALLVIPKVRYFGNSVLSILTKIASGYWHISDTQTGYTAISNRALNAIRLHQIYKRYGMPNDMLVKLNIAMCTIKEVEIKPVYDVGEKSKMKIHKVIPTVSWLLIKLFFKRLWFKYLFRDFHPLFLLYHFTFLIVLINIPLGIDIAYSYFVEGSRVSPQSLIAFLFFFISGFQSLLFAMWMDIQDNERLYKS from the coding sequence ATGCTTAAAAACAAAACAATTGCAGTTGTTATACCATGCTATAATGAAGAAAAGCAGATTGGGATGGTGATAGAAACCATGCCCGATTTTGTTGACAGAATTATTATTGTTAATGATAAATCAAAAGATGACACTGCAAAAGTCGTAGAGTCATACATAGAAAAATATAAATTTTCTGGTACAGTACTCAGAAAGTCAAAAAGTAAACTAAAGAAAACAAGATTTAACCGAGCGGAATTTGTTCTCGAAGAGCAAAGCAAAACAGAAATCAGCTTTTTTACAGATTTTGAGGTCATAAGCGAAGAAGAAGCCGCCGATACCTGCCGTATAGTTCTTATTAATCATCTACAAAATGGTGGTGTAGGAGCAGCAATAGCAACCGGTTACAAGTGGGCAAAAGACAATGACATCGATTGTACTGCTGTGATGGCAGGCGATGGCCAGATGGACCCTGATGAACTTGAATCAATCTGTATGCCGGTTATTGATGAAGGTGTTGACTACGTAAAAGGCAATAGATTGATTCACAGAAGTGCCCTGTTGGTTATTCCAAAAGTTAGATATTTCGGAAATTCCGTTTTATCAATACTCACGAAAATTGCATCAGGATACTGGCATATTTCTGATACACAAACCGGATATACTGCGATATCGAACAGGGCTTTGAACGCTATCAGACTACATCAGATTTATAAGCGTTATGGTATGCCAAATGATATGCTTGTCAAACTTAATATAGCAATGTGCACGATAAAAGAAGTTGAGATTAAACCTGTTTATGATGTCGGTGAAAAATCCAAAATGAAAATCCATAAAGTAATTCCGACTGTATCCTGGCTTTTAATTAAATTATTCTTCAAACGCCTTTGGTTTAAATATCTGTTCAGGGATTTCCACCCGCTTTTTTTGCTTTATCACTTTACATTTTTGATTGTATTAATCAATATCCCCCTTGGAATTGATATTGCATACAGCTACTTTGTAGAAGGTTCGAGAGTTTCTCCTCAATCGTTGATTGCATTTTTATTTTTCTTTATCAGTGGATTTCAGTCATTGCTTTTTGCAATGTGGATGGATATTCAGGATAACGAACGTTTGTATAAGTCTTAG
- the ruvC gene encoding crossover junction endodeoxyribonuclease RuvC — MTEKKNINFTKRILGIDPGSIITGYGVIDYDGNKMTLVEYGVISAAKKEETFPLRLKAIYERLSQVVERTLPDESAFEAIFFGKNVQSMMKLSHARAAAMLAVTMREIPIAEYAPREVKKSVTGLGNAGKEQVQFMVKKLMSIQEDHQFLDATDALSIAICHCLRSGIRRNSNKSWESFIKNNPDRIKSS; from the coding sequence ATGACTGAAAAAAAAAACATTAATTTTACAAAAAGGATTCTGGGGATAGATCCGGGCTCAATTATAACCGGTTATGGTGTAATTGATTATGATGGCAACAAAATGACTCTTGTTGAATATGGAGTAATAAGTGCCGCAAAAAAAGAAGAAACTTTTCCATTAAGACTGAAAGCAATTTACGAAAGGTTATCTCAGGTAGTTGAGCGTACATTGCCTGACGAGAGTGCTTTTGAGGCTATATTCTTTGGAAAAAATGTTCAATCAATGATGAAACTCTCACACGCAAGAGCTGCTGCTATGCTTGCTGTAACTATGAGGGAGATTCCGATTGCAGAATATGCGCCCCGTGAAGTAAAAAAATCAGTTACCGGACTTGGTAATGCCGGAAAAGAACAGGTTCAGTTCATGGTAAAAAAACTTATGTCAATTCAGGAAGACCACCAGTTCCTTGATGCTACCGATGCTCTGTCTATTGCTATTTGCCATTGCCTGAGAAGTGGAATCCGGCGAAATAGCAACAAATCTTGGGAAAGTTTTATAAAAAACAATCCTGATAGAATTAAAAGTAGTTGA
- a CDS encoding TatD family hydrolase, producing the protein MIDTHAHIDAEDFASDLPNVLDRAFASGLEYIIIPAIEPKRYDNLFKVADSDSRIYCGMGVHPHNAKEVDNHILKVVYDTAKSNDKVKAIGEIGLDYYYDFAPPDVQKKALREQLEIAKDLNLPVIIHNRDSDEDLIKIIQEAQDGNLKGVFHCFYGDVEFLKQVLDLNFNVSFTGNITFKKFDAQETILQVPDDRYMIETDSPYMTPVPYRGKRNEPSYVKYVAEKISEIKNIEIEEVIRMTTENAKKFFSILSLGCLILLGNINLNAQIDDEVYEDEGQYYNKLIGIGPVLGTNTIVESFTPRPNNVSYEGIIAYGGTVHFGIFDYLIIGGTYLYSKNTKLQEDFDDLEPNIHQQIELTANFIVNPYSRINLYGFVGPSFLLNRYGVPGNLGGGSEDKNSLGLNTGLGFYFNLPINGAGVLTFSAEWKLNFMFQKQNFEYDSRERPESPRRNDPVEVSTFFSIPRMNILFYPSF; encoded by the coding sequence TTGATAGATACACACGCTCATATTGATGCGGAGGATTTCGCCTCTGATTTGCCGAATGTGTTGGACAGAGCATTTGCTTCAGGGCTCGAATATATTATTATTCCTGCGATAGAGCCGAAAAGATATGATAATTTATTCAAGGTAGCCGATTCGGATAGTCGTATTTATTGTGGTATGGGTGTTCATCCGCATAATGCTAAAGAAGTAGATAATCATATTCTGAAAGTTGTATATGACACTGCGAAAAGCAATGATAAGGTTAAAGCAATCGGAGAAATTGGATTAGATTATTATTATGATTTTGCTCCTCCTGATGTTCAGAAAAAAGCTTTAAGAGAGCAGCTTGAAATAGCAAAAGATTTGAATTTGCCGGTTATAATTCACAATCGTGATTCTGATGAGGATTTAATAAAAATAATTCAAGAAGCTCAGGACGGAAATTTGAAAGGTGTTTTTCACTGTTTTTATGGTGATGTTGAATTTCTGAAACAAGTTTTGGACTTAAATTTCAATGTATCATTTACCGGGAATATTACATTTAAGAAATTTGATGCTCAGGAGACTATTCTTCAGGTACCTGATGACAGGTATATGATTGAAACAGATTCGCCTTATATGACTCCGGTTCCTTATCGAGGGAAACGAAATGAACCTTCATACGTCAAGTATGTAGCTGAAAAAATATCTGAAATTAAAAATATTGAAATTGAGGAGGTTATTAGAATGACGACTGAAAATGCAAAGAAGTTTTTTAGTATTTTAAGTTTAGGTTGCTTAATTTTGTTAGGCAATATAAATCTAAACGCTCAAATTGATGATGAAGTATATGAAGATGAAGGTCAATATTACAACAAGCTAATTGGAATTGGACCTGTATTGGGAACCAATACTATAGTGGAATCATTTACCCCACGCCCTAATAATGTATCTTATGAAGGTATAATTGCTTATGGTGGTACTGTTCACTTTGGGATATTCGATTACTTAATAATTGGCGGCACTTATCTGTATTCCAAGAATACTAAACTTCAGGAAGATTTTGATGATTTAGAGCCGAATATCCATCAACAAATAGAACTGACTGCTAACTTTATCGTCAACCCGTACAGTAGAATAAATTTGTATGGTTTTGTAGGTCCTTCATTCTTGCTCAACAGATATGGTGTACCCGGAAATTTGGGTGGTGGCAGTGAAGATAAGAATTCTTTGGGTTTAAATACAGGATTAGGATTTTATTTTAATTTACCCATCAATGGTGCTGGGGTTCTTACTTTTTCGGCAGAGTGGAAGTTGAACTTTATGTTTCAAAAGCAAAATTTCGAGTATGATTCACGGGAAAGACCGGAAAGTCCAAGAAGAAATGACCCGGTCGAGGTATCAACTTTCTTCTCGATTCCTCGTATGAATATTTTATTTTACCCAAGCTTCTAA
- a CDS encoding thioredoxin domain-containing protein produces MNSENLKVNRLANEKSPYLKQHQHNPVDWFPWGEEAFSKAKSENKPVFLSVGYSTCHWCHVMEHESFSDPEVANLMNDVFVSIKVDREERPDIDHIYMTVCQMMTGSGGWPLTVLMTPDGKPFFAGTYFPKDKRGERPGIKDIITRTKEVWEKFRDDITEQADEITQQLNSVNYKAGVDTINQGIFRKGFYELASSYDELNGGFGNRPKFPIPHNFMFLLNYGIRNSSPEAIDMVANTLTKMRRGGIWDHVGYGFHRYSTDSEWLVPHFEKMLYDEALLAMAYTETYQVTSDESFKRTAREILKYLIRDMLDNSGAFYSAEDADSEGEEGKFYLWSIDEIRQILIGDVEFFCDVFNVTDKGNYYDEIHRTLTGKNILHLTKSLSQIADEYGISESDADERINKSLKKLFDVRAARIRPHLDNKILTDWNGLMIATLTKAASAFDDDSYGQIASGIIDFVRKNMLKKDYSLLHRYAEATAGIEGMIDDYACFMLGLLEFYQYSGEREYLELTEKIFDKFYKLFADENGGFFFTSAIGEKLIARKKEIYDGALPSGNSIVTDVLLRLYAYTHNARYYDIADKSIKAFASALTNVPSAYTYMLKSLDIYFNGSIDLVIVSGQQQYEANELCKNIRRKYNPNVNILVLSGSDDKSEFPDYIQNMASIDNLVTVYICSGTSCSEPIAGIENIRTAIVEQHGIRL; encoded by the coding sequence TTGAATTCTGAAAATTTGAAAGTGAACAGATTAGCAAACGAGAAAAGTCCTTATCTTAAGCAGCATCAGCATAATCCTGTAGATTGGTTTCCTTGGGGCGAAGAAGCATTCAGCAAGGCAAAATCAGAGAATAAACCTGTATTTCTTTCAGTTGGTTATTCTACTTGTCACTGGTGCCACGTTATGGAACATGAGTCTTTCAGCGACCCTGAAGTTGCAAATCTGATGAATGATGTTTTTGTATCAATTAAAGTTGACCGGGAAGAACGTCCTGATATTGACCATATATATATGACAGTCTGTCAAATGATGACAGGTAGCGGTGGCTGGCCCCTCACTGTACTTATGACACCTGACGGAAAGCCATTTTTTGCCGGTACATACTTTCCAAAAGATAAGCGTGGTGAACGCCCGGGAATAAAGGATATCATCACAAGAACTAAAGAAGTATGGGAGAAATTCCGTGATGATATTACTGAGCAGGCTGACGAAATTACTCAGCAGCTTAATTCTGTAAATTATAAAGCTGGAGTGGATACCATCAATCAAGGCATTTTCAGAAAGGGCTTTTACGAATTGGCAAGCAGTTATGATGAGCTTAATGGTGGATTTGGCAATCGTCCGAAATTCCCGATACCGCATAATTTTATGTTCCTTTTAAATTACGGAATTCGCAATAGTTCGCCTGAAGCAATTGATATGGTTGCCAACACACTTACAAAAATGAGGCGTGGCGGCATTTGGGATCATGTTGGTTACGGTTTTCACAGATATTCAACTGATTCAGAATGGCTTGTTCCGCATTTTGAAAAGATGCTCTATGATGAGGCACTTCTCGCTATGGCATATACTGAAACATATCAGGTTACAAGTGATGAATCCTTTAAGAGAACTGCCCGTGAAATTCTGAAATATTTAATACGTGATATGCTCGATAATAGCGGAGCGTTTTATTCCGCTGAAGATGCTGACAGTGAAGGAGAGGAAGGGAAATTCTATCTCTGGAGTATAGATGAAATCAGGCAAATTCTCATAGGTGATGTCGAGTTTTTCTGCGATGTTTTCAATGTAACCGACAAAGGAAATTACTATGATGAAATTCATCGTACTCTTACCGGAAAAAACATCTTGCATTTAACCAAATCCTTATCCCAAATTGCTGATGAATACGGAATTTCAGAATCAGATGCTGACGAGAGAATAAATAAATCACTTAAAAAATTATTCGATGTTAGAGCAGCAAGAATCAGACCACATCTTGATAATAAAATTCTTACTGACTGGAACGGGTTGATGATTGCGACCTTGACAAAAGCGGCTTCTGCATTTGATGATGATTCTTATGGTCAGATTGCCTCAGGTATAATTGATTTTGTCCGCAAGAATATGCTTAAAAAAGATTACTCACTGCTTCACAGATATGCAGAAGCAACAGCCGGAATCGAGGGTATGATAGATGATTATGCCTGCTTTATGCTTGGACTGCTTGAATTCTATCAATACAGCGGAGAAAGAGAATATTTAGAATTAACTGAAAAAATATTTGATAAATTTTATAAACTTTTTGCTGATGAAAATGGTGGGTTCTTCTTTACTTCAGCAATTGGTGAGAAATTAATAGCACGCAAGAAAGAAATATACGACGGGGCTTTACCATCGGGTAATTCAATTGTTACAGATGTTCTGCTAAGGCTTTATGCTTATACTCATAATGCCCGATATTATGATATTGCAGATAAATCTATCAAGGCGTTTGCTTCGGCACTTACAAATGTTCCAAGCGCTTACACTTATATGCTGAAATCTTTGGACATATACTTCAATGGTAGTATTGATTTAGTGATTGTGAGCGGTCAACAACAATATGAAGCCAATGAACTATGTAAAAATATCCGTAGAAAATATAATCCGAATGTAAATATTTTAGTTTTATCAGGTAGTGATGATAAATCTGAATTTCCTGATTATATTCAAAATATGGCAAGTATTGATAATCTTGTTACAGTTTATATTTGTAGCGGAACTTCCTGCAGTGAGCCAATTGCAGGAATCGAAAATATCAGAACTGCAATAGTTGAACAACACGGCATCAGATTATAA
- a CDS encoding Gfo/Idh/MocA family oxidoreductase, with protein sequence MKNFAILGVAGYIAPRHLQAIKDTGNRLVAAVDPHDSVGILDRYFPDTSFFTEIERFDRHLEKLRRQSPAEAVDFLSICSPNHLHDAHIRLAFRLRADAICEKPLVIKPSNLDAIQELEEEYSRKVYNILQLREHKKIIELKERIKKLSSNSKHEVLLTYITSRGPWYKYSWKGDIEKSGGIATNIGIHFFDMLMWIFGKPQNYEVHIYQENKASGFIELENANIKWFLSIDDNDLPEEAKSKGQRTYRLISIDGEDFEFSEGFTDLHTIVYDRILSGNGYGIDEARHAIELVYRFKNSHSKINPETAHPYTLSVSGY encoded by the coding sequence ATGAAAAATTTTGCTATATTAGGTGTTGCGGGATATATAGCTCCGCGCCATCTTCAAGCTATAAAGGATACAGGTAACCGGCTTGTTGCTGCAGTTGACCCTCATGATTCAGTAGGCATTTTGGACAGATATTTTCCTGATACAAGTTTTTTCACAGAAATTGAACGATTTGATCGTCATCTCGAAAAATTAAGACGACAATCGCCGGCTGAAGCAGTTGATTTTTTATCTATTTGCTCACCAAACCATCTTCACGACGCGCATATAAGGCTTGCATTCAGACTTCGGGCAGATGCCATTTGTGAAAAACCTCTTGTTATCAAACCTTCAAATCTTGATGCAATTCAGGAATTGGAGGAAGAATATAGCCGGAAAGTATATAATATTCTTCAACTGAGAGAGCACAAAAAAATAATTGAGCTTAAAGAGAGAATAAAAAAGCTTTCGAGTAATTCAAAGCACGAAGTTCTATTAACATATATTACTTCACGAGGACCATGGTATAAATATTCATGGAAAGGTGACATCGAAAAATCAGGTGGAATTGCTACCAATATCGGAATTCATTTTTTTGATATGTTGATGTGGATTTTTGGCAAACCACAAAATTACGAAGTTCATATATATCAGGAGAATAAAGCATCAGGATTTATTGAACTCGAAAATGCAAATATCAAGTGGTTCCTTTCAATAGATGATAATGACCTGCCGGAAGAAGCCAAATCCAAAGGACAAAGAACTTATCGCTTGATTAGTATTGATGGTGAGGATTTTGAGTTTTCAGAGGGATTTACTGATTTGCATACGATCGTATATGATAGAATTCTTAGCGGAAATGGCTATGGAATTGATGAAGCAAGACATGCTATTGAGTTAGTTTATCGTTTCAAAAATTCTCATTCAAAAATTAATCCTGAGACTGCACATCCTTATACTTTATCTGTTTCCGGCTACTAA